One Calditrichota bacterium DNA segment encodes these proteins:
- the rfbB gene encoding dTDP-glucose 4,6-dehydratase, which translates to MAKFLVTGGAGFIGSNFIHYLFEKYPDAEVVNLDKLTYAGNLENLKDIENNPRYRFVKGDICDAKIVDPLIEEADLVVNFAAESHVDRSIGAPDDFIKTDIYGTFVLLEAARKYGVKKFIQISTDEVYGSIDDGSFKETDALMPSSPYSASKAGADRLAYSYFVTYKVPVIITRCSNNYGPYQYPEKLIPLFVTNAIEDKKLPIYGDGKNVRDWIYVMDHCDAIDFVMSNGKDGEVYNIGAGNERNNLEITEIILSTLDKPKELMTFVKDRPGHDRRYSVDCSKLHAVGWKPKHSFQEAMKLSIEWYKNNRPWWEKIKSGKYLEYYKKHYQIEE; encoded by the coding sequence ATGGCAAAATTTTTGGTTACCGGTGGGGCGGGTTTCATTGGCAGTAATTTTATTCATTATTTATTTGAAAAATATCCTGACGCCGAGGTTGTCAATCTGGATAAATTAACTTACGCCGGGAACCTTGAGAATTTAAAAGACATTGAAAATAATCCGCGGTATCGATTTGTCAAGGGCGACATTTGTGATGCGAAAATTGTCGATCCCTTGATTGAAGAGGCGGATCTTGTGGTTAATTTTGCCGCTGAGAGTCATGTGGATCGCTCAATTGGCGCGCCGGACGATTTCATTAAAACGGACATTTACGGGACGTTTGTGCTGTTGGAAGCTGCCCGAAAATACGGCGTCAAAAAATTCATTCAGATTTCTACTGACGAGGTTTACGGCAGCATCGATGACGGCTCTTTCAAGGAAACTGACGCTTTGATGCCGTCCAGTCCCTATTCGGCGTCAAAAGCCGGTGCGGATCGGCTGGCATATTCCTATTTTGTCACTTACAAAGTGCCGGTAATTATCACGCGCTGTTCCAACAATTACGGTCCGTATCAGTACCCGGAGAAATTAATTCCGCTGTTTGTGACTAATGCCATTGAGGACAAAAAATTGCCTATTTATGGCGACGGGAAAAATGTGCGCGATTGGATTTACGTGATGGACCATTGCGATGCGATTGATTTTGTCATGTCCAACGGAAAAGACGGCGAAGTTTACAATATCGGCGCCGGCAATGAACGCAACAACCTGGAAATTACCGAGATCATTCTTTCCACGCTGGACAAACCAAAAGAACTGATGACTTTTGTCAAAGACAGGCCAGGCCACGACCGCCGCTATTCAGTGGATTGCAGCAAATTACACGCTGTGGGCTGGAAACCAAAACATTCGTTTCAGGAAGCGATGAAGCTCTCCATTGAATGGTACAAAAACAACCGTCCCTGGTGGGAAAAAATCAAGAGCGGCAAATATTTGGAATATTACAAAAAACATTATCAAATTGAAGAATGA
- the ccmA gene encoding heme ABC exporter ATP-binding protein CcmA, producing the protein MIRIEKITKTFGSFFALRGIDWEIRPGEFWVVVGPNGAGKTTLMKIIATLSHPSSGSIALGDTDSRNKISTRRKIGFIGHQSLLYPNLTAEENLKFYARMYRLSDANERIRARLTQVDLSDRKDDLVRNFSRGMQQRLTIARALLSDPEIILLDEPFSGLDQQGIDLFNDLLKSLISPKRIIILITHNLALGWELATHYAMMSRGKIVEKQMRGAISFADFKDRYRKLTGGGEA; encoded by the coding sequence ATGATTCGCATTGAAAAAATAACAAAAACTTTCGGTTCATTCTTTGCGCTGCGCGGAATTGATTGGGAAATTCGCCCAGGCGAATTCTGGGTTGTGGTCGGTCCTAACGGCGCTGGCAAAACCACGCTCATGAAAATTATCGCCACGCTGTCGCATCCCAGCAGTGGGAGTATTGCTCTGGGCGACACGGATTCGCGGAATAAAATTTCCACGCGGCGAAAAATCGGCTTTATCGGACATCAGAGTCTTTTGTACCCCAATCTAACGGCGGAAGAAAATTTGAAATTCTATGCCCGCATGTACCGATTGTCAGACGCGAACGAACGAATTCGCGCGCGGCTCACCCAGGTGGACCTGTCGGACAGAAAAGACGATCTGGTGCGAAATTTTTCCCGCGGCATGCAGCAGCGACTTACTATTGCCCGGGCGCTGCTTTCTGATCCGGAAATTATTTTGCTCGACGAGCCGTTCAGCGGATTGGATCAGCAGGGCATCGATTTGTTCAATGATTTACTGAAATCCCTCATCTCGCCGAAACGTATTATCATTTTGATCACACACAATCTGGCGCTCGGCTGGGAATTAGCCACACATTACGCAATGATGTCGCGCGGCAAAATTGTTGAAAAACAAATGCGCGGCGCCATTTCCTTCGCTGATTTCAAAGATAGGTACCGAAAACTGACCGGGGGGGGTGAGGCGTGA
- a CDS encoding cytochrome c maturation protein CcmE, whose amino-acid sequence MNRRILIGTIIVVMVVGYLFWSGMKDSAVYFHTVGEFFDRQEELAGKGTRVNGDLVPDSIKFDAENLILTFQITDGAKVLNVRYHGVAPDTFSEAVSVVVAGKYVDGVFQATQLMTKCPSKYEAKKN is encoded by the coding sequence ATGAATAGGAGAATCTTAATCGGCACGATAATTGTCGTGATGGTCGTTGGCTATCTTTTTTGGTCCGGCATGAAAGACTCAGCGGTTTACTTTCACACCGTCGGTGAATTTTTTGACCGTCAGGAAGAATTAGCCGGAAAGGGCACGCGCGTCAACGGAGATCTGGTGCCTGATTCCATCAAATTTGACGCGGAAAATCTCATTCTCACCTTTCAAATTACCGATGGCGCAAAAGTTCTCAATGTTCGTTACCACGGAGTTGCGCCTGACACGTTTTCGGAGGCAGTCTCCGTTGTGGTCGCAGGGAAATACGTTGACGGCGTTTTTCAGGCGACGCAACTTATGACCAAATGCCCGTCAAAATACGAAGCGAAAAAAAATTAG
- a CDS encoding nucleotide sugar dehydrogenase, whose protein sequence is MGLRKKIQDKSAKIGIIGLGYVGLPLAVEYALKGFDVTGIDVDERKKKSIDQGKNYIEDITPDKWDAVMKGGHFSATTNYNDIPDLDVIYICVPTPFTPNKDPKIDYIVESAEGVASGLRKDQLVILKSTTFPETTEKVVQPILEKTGLKVGEDFYLAFSPERIDPGNKNFTTENTPIVVGGVTEKCTEIAEFAISRIVSHVHVVSNPRVAEMEKLLENIFRSVNIALVNEMARLCDRMGGIDIWEVIDAAATKPFGFMPFYPGPGIGGHCILVDPYYLAWKAREYDFHTKFIELAAETNEEMPFYVVGNIRRALGNVNSSIQRGKVLMLGISFKKDVDDTRNSPALRIMELLMQRGVKELNYHDPYVSEKKVGNKVFKSVPLTKETLQGHDVVVITADHSALDPKFIVEHARAIVDTRNLTKFTKNELHKIVKLGSGRGFYTDISK, encoded by the coding sequence ATGGGATTACGAAAGAAAATTCAGGACAAAAGTGCAAAGATTGGCATCATCGGACTTGGTTATGTGGGATTACCTCTGGCAGTAGAATACGCCCTGAAAGGTTTTGACGTGACGGGCATCGATGTGGACGAGCGAAAGAAAAAATCAATCGATCAGGGCAAAAATTACATTGAAGACATTACTCCGGACAAGTGGGACGCAGTAATGAAGGGCGGGCACTTTTCAGCAACAACGAACTACAATGACATTCCCGATCTGGATGTCATTTACATTTGTGTGCCCACGCCATTTACTCCAAATAAAGATCCTAAAATTGATTATATCGTTGAATCAGCGGAAGGCGTTGCCAGCGGTCTGCGAAAAGATCAGTTGGTCATTTTAAAATCAACGACATTCCCGGAGACAACGGAGAAAGTTGTGCAGCCGATTTTGGAAAAGACCGGTTTGAAAGTCGGCGAAGATTTTTATCTGGCGTTTTCGCCGGAACGCATCGACCCGGGCAACAAAAATTTTACCACGGAAAATACGCCCATTGTCGTTGGCGGCGTCACTGAAAAATGTACTGAAATCGCAGAGTTTGCCATTTCCCGGATCGTCTCTCATGTGCACGTTGTCTCCAATCCCAGAGTCGCGGAAATGGAAAAATTGCTGGAAAATATTTTCCGCAGCGTGAACATTGCGCTGGTGAATGAAATGGCGCGTCTGTGCGACCGCATGGGTGGCATTGACATCTGGGAAGTGATCGACGCCGCGGCCACCAAGCCGTTTGGTTTTATGCCTTTTTACCCTGGCCCCGGAATTGGCGGACATTGCATTTTGGTCGATCCTTACTATTTGGCTTGGAAAGCGCGCGAGTATGATTTCCACACTAAATTTATCGAGCTGGCTGCCGAAACAAATGAAGAAATGCCGTTTTATGTGGTCGGTAATATTCGCCGCGCGTTGGGAAACGTCAATTCATCCATTCAACGCGGCAAAGTGTTGATGCTGGGAATTTCTTTCAAAAAAGATGTCGACGACACGCGTAATTCTCCGGCGCTGAGAATTATGGAATTACTCATGCAGCGCGGCGTGAAAGAATTGAATTACCACGATCCTTACGTTTCCGAAAAGAAAGTCGGAAATAAAGTTTTCAAATCAGTCCCGTTGACAAAAGAGACATTGCAGGGACACGACGTTGTTGTCATCACGGCTGACCATTCTGCTCTTGATCCCAAATTTATCGTGGAACACGCCCGGGCAATTGTGGACACGCGTAATTTGACAAAATTTACCAAAAATGAACTCCACAAAATTGTTAAACTGGGTTCGGGACGCGGATTTTACACGGACATTAGCAAATAA
- the serS gene encoding serine--tRNA ligase: MLDLKFIRNNPDKVKQAIELKNDYADIDKLLELDQKRRQILTEVEALKHKRNKVSDDIAQLKRQKQDAADLIQEMKTVSVKIKELDEEVRQLEGQIHEILIRIPNVPHESVPIGKDETANVEIKRWGELPEMDFQPLPHWEIGEKLGILDFPGGSKVSASFFINYVGLGARLQRALIAFMLDLHTQKHGYTEVYPPFIVNRDSMFGTGQLPKMEEDMYHIPEDDLFLIPTAEVPVTNLLRDKTLTAEQLPVYYTAYTPCFRREAGTHGKDTRGLIRIHQFDKVEMVKFVKPEDSYDELEKLLGNAEEVLQLLELPYRVLSLSTGDLSFAAAKCYDIEVWAAGIGKWLEVSSCSNFEDFQARRMKIRFKRDASAKPEFVHTLNGSGLALPRTVIAILENYQTDEGTVIVPDVLRKYLGTEVIK; encoded by the coding sequence ATGCTGGATCTAAAATTTATTCGCAACAATCCCGATAAAGTTAAACAAGCCATAGAATTGAAAAATGACTACGCTGACATTGACAAACTGCTTGAATTGGATCAAAAACGGCGGCAGATTTTGACTGAAGTGGAAGCGCTGAAACACAAGCGCAATAAAGTTTCCGACGACATCGCTCAACTGAAACGCCAAAAACAGGACGCCGCAGATCTCATTCAGGAGATGAAAACAGTCTCTGTAAAAATTAAAGAGCTGGACGAAGAAGTCCGGCAACTGGAAGGGCAAATTCATGAAATTTTGATTCGCATCCCCAACGTGCCTCACGAGTCCGTGCCCATTGGCAAAGATGAAACCGCAAATGTAGAAATCAAGCGCTGGGGCGAGCTGCCGGAGATGGATTTTCAGCCGCTGCCCCATTGGGAAATCGGAGAAAAGTTGGGGATTCTCGACTTTCCCGGCGGATCGAAAGTTTCCGCTTCTTTTTTCATTAATTACGTCGGGCTGGGTGCGCGGTTACAGCGAGCTTTGATCGCATTTATGCTGGATTTGCACACGCAAAAACATGGCTACACAGAAGTCTATCCGCCGTTCATCGTCAACCGCGACAGCATGTTTGGCACGGGTCAGTTGCCCAAAATGGAAGAGGACATGTACCATATTCCGGAAGATGATTTGTTTCTCATTCCCACTGCCGAAGTGCCAGTGACCAATTTGCTCCGCGATAAGACTTTGACGGCTGAACAACTACCGGTTTACTACACAGCTTACACGCCCTGTTTCCGCCGGGAAGCCGGGACTCACGGCAAAGATACGCGCGGGTTGATCAGAATTCACCAATTCGACAAAGTGGAAATGGTCAAATTTGTCAAGCCGGAAGATTCGTACGATGAATTGGAAAAATTGCTGGGTAATGCCGAGGAAGTGCTGCAATTGTTGGAATTGCCCTATCGCGTGTTGAGTCTGTCCACCGGCGATCTGAGTTTTGCAGCGGCAAAATGTTACGACATCGAGGTCTGGGCAGCGGGAATCGGCAAATGGCTGGAAGTTTCCTCGTGCAGCAATTTTGAAGATTTTCAGGCGCGGCGCATGAAGATTCGTTTCAAACGGGATGCGAGCGCAAAACCCGAATTTGTGCACACGCTGAACGGATCCGGTCTGGCGCTTCCGCGAACGGTCATTGCAATTCTGGAAAATTACCAGACTGATGAAGGCACGGTCATTGTCCCTGATGTATTACGAAAATATTTGGGAACCGAAGTCATTAAATGA
- a CDS encoding heme lyase CcmF/NrfE family subunit — MQLGYISLLLAFVSTAFTLWASATGIRLKDESLIRKARLSVYGQFFFVSIAVILLIYALVTHNFSLRYVAEYTDRKLPLFYAFSALWAGQAGSLLFWTWLLTIFNAIFVFKNRQRKEELHPYVFAITSVATLFFLILVVYSTNPFEKLPHPQADGFGLNPLLQNFAMIFHPPTLFLGFVGFTIPFAFALAALMKGDLSNKWLNESRNWSLFAWIFLTVGNLLGAQWAYVELGWGGYWAWDPVENASLLPWLTGTALVHSIMAQRARNMMKGWSISLAVLTFLLTILGTFITRSGIISSVHAFEKSNLGILFIIFMSIILIVFLALVIYRRSSLKSEEKISNFLSREFIFLLLNSVMIILMVTILWGTMYPAFTELFVGHQITLGEQFFNKISIPFGIILLLLIAICPLFLWRETPKKAILKKSAFLSGATIIFMILLFVLGIRHIASLLTLGVSFFGIVVIFTDWFQNSVRLRNDKKIGFARALWEQLSRHVRRYAAYLIHLGVILIFIAIVGTTAYKQEKQVTMKKGDSTTIGKYTLTYENISQSHDKAKDILLAHLSVFKNGKKLGDLTPQRFFYRSTVRETQVSTEVSLRSTLLEDLYISLASFQKDESATFVIMINPLQNWMWIGGGLMTLGIIIIFIDIRRRRKSQTSTGKSKNKINKKQLKKK; from the coding sequence TTGCAGTTAGGATACATTTCTCTGCTGTTAGCTTTTGTGTCCACCGCTTTTACCCTTTGGGCATCAGCTACCGGAATTCGTTTGAAAGATGAGTCTCTTATCCGCAAAGCGCGTCTATCGGTTTACGGACAATTTTTCTTTGTTTCAATTGCGGTCATTTTACTCATTTACGCGCTGGTGACGCATAATTTCTCGCTGCGATATGTCGCGGAATACACAGATCGAAAGCTCCCGCTATTCTACGCATTTTCCGCATTGTGGGCGGGACAGGCAGGATCGCTGCTGTTTTGGACGTGGCTGTTGACTATTTTCAACGCTATTTTTGTCTTTAAAAATCGCCAGCGAAAGGAAGAATTACATCCCTACGTTTTTGCCATTACCAGCGTTGCAACTCTTTTCTTCCTCATTCTGGTAGTTTACTCGACAAATCCATTCGAGAAACTGCCGCACCCGCAAGCGGACGGTTTCGGGTTGAATCCGCTGCTGCAAAATTTTGCCATGATTTTTCATCCGCCGACGTTGTTTTTGGGTTTTGTTGGGTTCACAATTCCCTTTGCTTTTGCCTTGGCCGCGCTCATGAAAGGCGATCTTTCCAACAAGTGGCTCAATGAAAGCCGCAACTGGAGCCTTTTTGCCTGGATTTTTCTCACAGTGGGGAATTTGTTAGGCGCACAGTGGGCGTACGTTGAATTGGGCTGGGGCGGATACTGGGCGTGGGATCCGGTGGAAAATGCCTCACTGCTCCCCTGGCTCACGGGGACGGCATTGGTGCACTCCATCATGGCTCAACGCGCAAGAAATATGATGAAAGGCTGGAGCATTTCGTTGGCTGTGCTCACTTTTCTGCTGACTATTTTGGGCACCTTCATCACTCGTAGCGGAATTATTTCTTCAGTGCACGCTTTTGAAAAATCCAATCTGGGCATATTATTCATTATTTTTATGTCAATCATCCTCATTGTCTTTCTGGCGTTGGTGATTTACCGCCGATCGTCTCTGAAATCCGAGGAGAAAATCTCTAATTTCCTGAGCCGCGAATTCATATTTCTGCTGTTAAACAGCGTCATGATCATTCTGATGGTGACTATCCTTTGGGGAACGATGTATCCTGCTTTTACTGAGCTTTTTGTAGGACATCAAATCACGCTCGGCGAGCAATTTTTCAATAAAATTTCCATTCCCTTCGGCATCATTTTGCTTCTTTTGATTGCTATTTGCCCGCTGTTTCTCTGGCGCGAGACGCCCAAAAAGGCAATCCTTAAAAAATCGGCGTTTTTATCCGGGGCGACAATAATTTTCATGATACTGCTTTTTGTTTTAGGCATACGGCACATCGCTTCTCTGCTCACTCTTGGGGTGAGTTTTTTCGGCATCGTTGTTATTTTTACTGATTGGTTTCAAAATAGCGTCCGACTTCGAAATGACAAAAAAATCGGCTTCGCCAGGGCGCTGTGGGAACAATTAAGCCGGCACGTCCGCCGTTACGCTGCCTATCTCATTCACCTGGGCGTCATTTTGATTTTTATCGCCATCGTCGGCACCACTGCTTACAAGCAAGAAAAACAGGTCACGATGAAAAAAGGCGATAGCACGACAATCGGGAAATACACGCTCACTTATGAAAACATATCTCAGAGTCATGACAAGGCAAAAGATATTCTTCTGGCGCATCTATCTGTTTTCAAAAACGGGAAGAAACTCGGCGATTTGACTCCGCAAAGATTTTTTTATCGCTCCACCGTGCGCGAGACGCAAGTGAGCACCGAAGTGTCTCTCCGCTCCACTTTGCTGGAAGACCTTTACATTTCTCTGGCCAGTTTTCAGAAGGACGAATCAGCGACCTTTGTCATCATGATCAATCCCCTGCAAAACTGGATGTGGATCGGTGGCGGCTTGATGACGCTGGGAATCATTATCATTTTCATTGACATCCGCCGACGACGAAAATCCCAAACATCAACAGGAAAAAGCAAAAACAAAATCAACAAAAAGCAACTCAAGAAAAAATAA
- a CDS encoding ABC transporter permease produces MKSLFPILTIAWKDVLSEFRSKEILSSMLIFCLIVVIIFNFMLEPGSALIKEMVAGILWIAITFAGILGLNRSFIYEVDQGCLLGLLLCPVDHFVIYFGKMLGNFLFMIIMEIILVPLMVVLFNLSILSIIAPLSLILLLGTLGFSAVGTLLSAVSVNTRAREILLPILLFPVSVPILMAAVKSTNHLLQSGALSEAIPWIKLLIGFDIIFLTVSSLLFEYVVED; encoded by the coding sequence GTGAAATCACTTTTCCCCATTCTGACCATTGCCTGGAAAGACGTACTCTCAGAGTTCCGCAGCAAAGAAATCCTGTCGTCCATGCTCATTTTTTGCCTCATTGTGGTGATTATTTTTAATTTCATGCTGGAACCGGGAAGCGCCCTCATTAAAGAAATGGTCGCCGGAATTCTTTGGATCGCCATCACCTTCGCCGGCATTTTGGGGCTCAACCGTTCCTTCATTTACGAAGTTGATCAGGGATGCTTGCTCGGACTTCTGCTCTGTCCCGTGGATCATTTTGTCATTTATTTCGGCAAGATGCTGGGCAATTTCCTTTTTATGATAATAATGGAAATTATTTTGGTTCCGCTCATGGTAGTGCTTTTCAATTTGTCCATTTTGTCAATTATTGCGCCTTTGAGCTTGATTTTGCTGCTGGGAACGCTGGGGTTTTCTGCTGTCGGCACGTTGCTTTCCGCTGTTTCGGTCAATACACGCGCTCGGGAAATTTTGCTTCCCATTCTGCTGTTTCCCGTTTCCGTGCCCATTCTCATGGCAGCCGTCAAATCTACCAATCATCTCCTGCAAAGCGGAGCGCTCTCCGAAGCTATTCCCTGGATAAAATTACTCATCGGTTTCGACATCATTTTTCTGACTGTCTCCTCTCTGCTGTTCGAATATGTGGTCGAAGATTAG
- a CDS encoding undecaprenyl-phosphate glucose phosphotransferase has protein sequence MPKPIEKILLFLSDFIAINLTYVIWVVFRQNLGFYVENELGQNIVMMFVLFIFWALLFFFFGMYRSWYAQSRFDEMVTVFKTVTIGAVIIFLITFDPTVDLENPPSWSRMIIISYWAILFVAVSAGRIFLRTVQRKLLENGIGRRNTLIVGWNSKSHELYQKLKNAPALGYEVVGFICHSKKHVEEKFEATTVLGTLKDLPRLVRQRKVEVLIIAVKSATPKQVINIISRCDNLPVSLKIVPDLYDIVMGYGRTNQIYGIPLIEIMPQFMPEWEKRVKRAIDVAVSLFVIFGFLPLWILVAIAIKLDSRGPIFFKQKRVGQYEKIFQIYKFRSMKYKAEKETGPVWASEDDPRITFVGRILRKTRIDEIPQFINILFNDMSLVGPRPERPYFVKRLKNEIPLYSRRHRMKPGITGWAQIKGGYDDSIKNVKKKLEYDLYYLENMSLRMDLKIMMRTVYTMIAVKGR, from the coding sequence ATGCCAAAACCTATTGAGAAAATTCTCCTTTTCCTGAGCGATTTCATTGCCATCAATTTGACCTATGTCATCTGGGTCGTCTTCCGTCAGAACCTTGGTTTTTATGTGGAAAATGAGCTGGGGCAGAACATCGTCATGATGTTTGTCCTTTTCATTTTCTGGGCGCTGTTGTTTTTCTTTTTCGGCATGTATCGCTCGTGGTACGCCCAGTCGCGCTTCGATGAAATGGTGACAGTTTTCAAAACAGTGACCATCGGCGCAGTTATCATTTTTCTGATCACTTTTGATCCCACCGTGGATCTGGAAAATCCGCCTTCGTGGAGTCGTATGATCATCATTTCTTATTGGGCTATTTTATTTGTAGCCGTCAGCGCCGGGAGAATTTTTCTGCGTACGGTACAGCGGAAATTGCTGGAAAATGGCATTGGTCGCCGCAACACGCTCATCGTTGGCTGGAATTCAAAATCGCACGAGCTTTATCAGAAGCTAAAAAATGCGCCGGCTCTTGGCTACGAAGTGGTTGGCTTCATCTGCCATTCAAAAAAACACGTGGAAGAAAAGTTTGAAGCCACGACGGTTCTCGGTACGCTCAAAGATTTGCCGCGATTAGTTCGGCAGCGAAAAGTGGAAGTGCTCATCATCGCGGTAAAATCTGCCACGCCCAAACAGGTGATTAACATCATTTCCCGTTGTGACAATTTGCCGGTCAGTTTGAAAATTGTGCCTGACCTGTACGACATCGTCATGGGTTACGGCAGAACCAATCAAATTTACGGCATTCCGCTCATCGAAATAATGCCCCAGTTCATGCCGGAATGGGAAAAACGCGTCAAACGCGCCATCGACGTCGCGGTATCGTTGTTTGTCATCTTCGGATTTTTGCCGTTGTGGATTTTAGTGGCCATCGCCATCAAACTTGACTCACGCGGACCTATTTTTTTCAAACAAAAACGCGTGGGGCAGTACGAAAAGATTTTTCAAATTTACAAATTTCGCTCCATGAAATACAAAGCGGAAAAAGAGACCGGCCCTGTCTGGGCGAGCGAAGACGACCCGCGCATTACTTTTGTCGGTCGAATTTTGCGTAAGACGCGCATCGACGAAATTCCCCAGTTCATTAACATTTTGTTCAATGACATGAGTCTCGTGGGCCCACGACCGGAGCGTCCCTATTTTGTCAAAAGATTAAAAAATGAAATTCCGCTTTATTCCAGAAGGCATCGCATGAAACCGGGGATTACCGGCTGGGCGCAAATCAAAGGCGGCTACGATGATTCCATCAAAAATGTGAAGAAAAAATTAGAATACGATCTTTATTACCTGGAAAATATGTCGCTGAGAATGGATTTGAAAATCATGATGCGAACCGTTTACACGATGATCGCCGTCAAAGGGCGATGA